The Immundisolibacter cernigliae genome has a window encoding:
- the otsB gene encoding trehalose-phosphatase, with translation MPDSIFLESFWSALVAAPRAVLLLDYDGTLAPFHIDPAQARPYPGVEPLLNRIGRLPNDRLVIVSGRWLQDLRPLLTLDFEPEMWGCHGRERRLSDGRHSLVPLSEAAVQALTEADSWAATVCALGGRVERKPGSLAFHWRGLAPGQQRSLQLDLEGRFAALTQAREVVWHDFDGGIELRAAGCDKGQVVSHVLAELDAGSAGCVAYLGDDHTDEDAFRALQGRGLRVLVRPKWHTTAADVWLRPPDGLREFLGRWADIRERAR, from the coding sequence TTGCCTGATTCGATTTTTCTGGAAAGTTTCTGGTCCGCATTGGTCGCCGCCCCCCGGGCCGTCCTGCTGCTCGATTACGACGGGACACTGGCGCCGTTCCATATCGACCCCGCGCAGGCGCGCCCCTATCCGGGCGTGGAACCGCTGCTCAATCGCATCGGCCGCCTGCCAAATGACCGGCTGGTGATCGTCTCCGGACGCTGGCTGCAGGACCTGCGGCCGTTGCTGACGCTCGATTTCGAACCCGAAATGTGGGGCTGCCACGGCCGCGAGCGGCGCCTGTCGGATGGTCGGCACAGCTTGGTGCCGCTGTCCGAGGCGGCCGTGCAGGCACTGACCGAGGCCGATAGCTGGGCGGCGACCGTGTGCGCGCTCGGCGGGCGGGTCGAGCGCAAACCCGGGTCGCTGGCGTTTCACTGGCGCGGGCTCGCACCGGGACAGCAGCGGTCCCTGCAACTTGATCTGGAAGGGCGCTTCGCAGCGCTGACGCAGGCGCGCGAAGTGGTCTGGCACGACTTCGATGGCGGCATCGAGCTGCGCGCCGCCGGCTGCGACAAGGGGCAGGTGGTCAGTCATGTGCTGGCGGAACTGGATGCCGGATCAGCCGGCTGCGTGGCCTACCTGGGCGACGACCACACCGACGAGGATGCCTTCCGCGCCCTGCAGGGACGTGGACTGCGCGTGCTGGTGCGACCCAAATGGCACACCACGGCGGCCGACGTGTGGCTGCGCCCGCCGGACGGGCTGCGGGAGTTTCTCGGTCGCTGGGCGGATATCCGGGAGCGGGCTCGATGA
- a CDS encoding glycosyltransferase, translated as MNALLEAYAEVAGADAVQHLIQLAAPLRGMKVVHVNSTRAGGGVAEILHKLVPLMQALELDTRWETITGDGPFYQCTKAMHNALQGQPAPLSDVLIKAYEDANARTAETLGPVLREADLVFIHDPQPAALIRHVTDRQGKWVWRCHIDASHPQRGVWRYLRGFVADYDASVFSLADFAQRLPHPVYLIPPSIDPLAEKNSELAAWQVLETCQRFEVDPDRPLMLQVSRFDRFKDPLGVIAAYRLARTFMPGLQLVLAGGGADDDPEGEAVLAEVNRAAEGDDDLKVLLLPSDAHATINALQRAAHFVLQKSLREGFGLTVTEAMWKGKPVIGGDTGGIRLQVVNHHTGFLVSTPEGAALRVRYLHQHQELREQMGIKAREFVRQNFLLTRQLRDYLTLMTGLLHPGEDRIALA; from the coding sequence ATGAACGCGCTGCTGGAAGCCTACGCCGAGGTGGCCGGCGCCGATGCCGTGCAGCACCTGATCCAACTGGCCGCGCCGCTGCGCGGCATGAAGGTGGTGCACGTGAACTCGACCCGCGCCGGCGGCGGCGTGGCGGAAATCCTGCACAAGCTGGTGCCGCTGATGCAGGCGCTGGAGCTGGACACGCGCTGGGAGACGATCACCGGCGACGGGCCGTTCTACCAGTGCACCAAGGCCATGCACAACGCCTTGCAGGGCCAGCCGGCGCCGCTGTCGGACGTGTTGATCAAGGCCTACGAGGACGCCAACGCCCGCACCGCCGAGACGCTCGGTCCGGTGCTGCGCGAGGCGGACCTGGTGTTCATTCACGATCCGCAGCCGGCGGCGCTGATCCGGCACGTCACGGATCGCCAGGGCAAGTGGGTCTGGCGCTGCCACATCGACGCCAGCCACCCGCAGCGCGGCGTGTGGCGCTACCTGCGCGGTTTCGTGGCCGACTACGACGCCAGCGTGTTCTCGCTGGCCGATTTCGCACAGCGCCTGCCGCACCCGGTCTACCTGATCCCGCCGAGCATCGACCCGCTGGCCGAGAAAAACAGCGAACTGGCGGCCTGGCAGGTGCTGGAAACCTGCCAGCGTTTCGAGGTCGATCCGGACCGGCCGCTGATGCTGCAGGTGTCGCGCTTCGACCGCTTCAAGGATCCGCTGGGCGTGATCGCCGCCTACCGCCTGGCCAGGACCTTCATGCCGGGTCTGCAACTGGTGCTGGCCGGCGGCGGCGCCGACGACGACCCCGAGGGCGAGGCGGTACTGGCCGAGGTCAACCGCGCCGCCGAGGGTGACGACGACCTGAAGGTGCTGCTGCTGCCCTCCGACGCCCACGCCACCATCAACGCCCTGCAGCGGGCGGCGCATTTCGTATTGCAAAAGTCACTGCGGGAAGGCTTCGGCTTGACGGTCACCGAGGCCATGTGGAAGGGCAAGCCGGTGATCGGCGGCGACACCGGCGGCATTCGCCTGCAGGTGGTGAACCATCACACCGGTTTTCTGGTGAGCACGCCCGAGGGCGCCGCACTGCGCGTGCGCTACCTGCACCAGCACCAGGAACTGCGTGAGCAGATGGGCATCAAGGCGCGCGAGTTCGTGCGCCAGAACTTTCTGCTCACGCGCCAGCTGCGTGATTACCTCACCCTCATGACCGGCCTGTTGCACCCGGGAGAAGACCGTATTGCGCTTGCCTGA
- a CDS encoding mechanosensitive ion channel family protein, protein MSFGGIDWTASGWTQWLQVPVFGNPLAAWLVALGLMVVVAMVLPLIKCQIGRRLHARAGRDGAQLSRYTAQIVGGTRRSVMWLVALFVGARAVSLSPKIDAALASITAVALLLQVALWAQRALDVWLQRRLDRARTTDVAAATTVGMLGFVGRIALWSVALLMILDNLGFNVTTLVASLGIGGVAVALAVQNILGDLFASLSIALDKPFVIGDFIVVDEIAGTVEHVGLKTTRVRSLSGEQIVFANADLLKSRIHNYKRLYERRVLFGFGVPYRTSPEQLAAIPQMVREIITGQVGTRFDRAHFKGFGASSLDFEVVYFVLDPDYNRYMDIQQAINLELVNRFAAAGVEFAFPTRTVHVETLPTATAEPAGG, encoded by the coding sequence ATGAGCTTCGGCGGAATCGACTGGACCGCGAGCGGCTGGACGCAATGGCTGCAGGTGCCGGTGTTCGGCAACCCGCTGGCCGCCTGGCTGGTGGCGCTCGGCCTGATGGTCGTCGTGGCCATGGTGCTGCCGCTGATCAAGTGTCAGATCGGACGACGCCTTCATGCGCGGGCCGGGCGTGACGGTGCGCAGCTGAGCCGATACACGGCGCAAATCGTCGGCGGCACGCGGCGCAGCGTGATGTGGCTGGTGGCCCTGTTCGTCGGCGCGCGGGCGGTAAGCCTGTCGCCGAAGATCGACGCCGCGCTGGCCAGCATCACGGCCGTGGCCCTGCTGCTGCAGGTTGCGCTGTGGGCGCAGCGCGCGCTCGATGTGTGGCTGCAGCGGCGCCTGGACCGGGCCCGCACCACCGATGTCGCCGCTGCCACCACCGTTGGCATGCTCGGCTTCGTGGGCCGCATCGCCCTGTGGTCGGTGGCGCTGTTGATGATCCTGGACAACCTGGGCTTCAACGTCACGACCCTGGTGGCCAGCCTGGGCATTGGCGGCGTGGCGGTGGCGCTGGCGGTGCAGAACATCCTCGGTGACCTGTTCGCGTCGCTGTCGATCGCGCTCGACAAGCCGTTCGTGATCGGCGATTTCATCGTCGTGGACGAAATCGCCGGCACGGTGGAGCACGTGGGTCTGAAGACCACCCGCGTGCGCAGCCTGTCCGGCGAACAGATCGTGTTCGCCAATGCCGACCTGCTCAAGAGCCGCATCCACAACTACAAGCGCCTGTACGAGCGGCGCGTGCTGTTCGGCTTCGGCGTGCCGTACCGCACGTCGCCCGAGCAACTGGCCGCCATACCGCAGATGGTGCGCGAGATCATCACCGGGCAAGTCGGCACGCGCTTCGATCGGGCCCACTTCAAGGGCTTTGGCGCCTCGTCGCTGGATTTCGAAGTGGTTTACTTCGTGCTCGACCCCGACTACAACCGCTACATGGACATCCAGCAAGCCATCAACCTGGAGCTGGTCAACCGGTTCGCGGCGGCGGGCGTCGAGTTCGCTTTCCCGACGCGCACCGTACATGTCGAAACCCTGCCCACCGCAACCGCGGAGCCGGCCGGTGGCTGA
- a CDS encoding Fic family protein — protein MERNSGQYVHCATAGETYRAHVPAPLPPDPPLAIDADLLTLLEQANRALGRLDGIADLLPDRNLFLYQYVRREAVVSSQIEGTQSSLSDLLLFELAEAPGAPLDDVAEVSQYVAALDHGLKRLAGDFPLCLRLLREIHGVLLAHGRGAHKQPGEFRRSQNWLGGTRPGNAAFVPPPPERLAECLDALERFLHGDDGGLPVLVKTALAHVQFETIHPFLDGNGRLGRLLIILMLVDAGVLRQPLLYLSLYFKVHRLEYYDRLQRVRTHGDWEGWLGFYLKGVAETAQQAVDAARRLLGLFEQDRERIRGLGRIATSALEVHRHLQQRPVSRVAEAVAATGINRTTVTAVFRRLVELGMVRELPGRQRNRVFVYTACLDILSEDTQPL, from the coding sequence ATGGAGCGAAACAGCGGCCAGTACGTGCACTGCGCCACGGCCGGCGAAACCTACCGGGCCCATGTCCCGGCGCCGCTGCCGCCGGACCCGCCGCTGGCAATCGATGCCGACCTGCTGACCCTGCTCGAACAGGCCAACCGTGCGCTCGGTCGCCTGGACGGCATTGCCGATCTGCTGCCCGACCGCAACCTGTTCCTGTACCAGTACGTGCGGCGCGAGGCGGTGGTGTCCTCGCAGATCGAGGGCACGCAGTCGTCCCTGTCCGATTTGTTGCTGTTCGAGCTTGCGGAAGCCCCCGGCGCCCCGCTGGATGACGTGGCGGAGGTTTCGCAGTACGTGGCCGCGCTGGACCATGGCCTCAAGCGCCTGGCCGGGGACTTTCCGCTGTGCCTGCGCCTGCTGCGCGAGATTCACGGCGTGCTGCTTGCCCACGGCCGCGGCGCGCACAAGCAACCGGGCGAGTTTCGGCGCAGTCAGAACTGGCTGGGCGGCACGCGGCCGGGCAATGCCGCCTTCGTGCCGCCACCGCCCGAGCGGCTGGCCGAATGCCTGGACGCCCTGGAACGCTTCCTGCACGGCGATGACGGCGGCCTGCCGGTGCTGGTCAAGACGGCACTGGCGCACGTGCAGTTCGAAACCATTCACCCTTTTCTGGACGGCAACGGCCGCCTCGGGCGGTTGCTGATCATCCTGATGCTGGTGGATGCCGGCGTGCTGCGCCAGCCATTGCTGTACCTGAGCCTGTATTTCAAGGTGCACCGGCTGGAGTACTACGACCGCCTGCAGCGCGTGCGCACCCACGGCGACTGGGAAGGCTGGCTTGGCTTTTATCTCAAAGGCGTGGCCGAGACTGCGCAGCAGGCAGTGGATGCCGCGCGTCGGTTGCTGGGCCTGTTCGAACAGGATCGCGAGCGCATCCGCGGCCTGGGACGCATCGCCACGTCCGCACTGGAAGTGCACCGTCACCTGCAGCAGCGCCCCGTGAGCCGCGTTGCCGAGGCCGTCGCCGCCACCGGCATCAACCGCACCACGGTCACTGCGGTCTTTCGTCGCCTCGTCGAACTGGGCATGGTCCGCGAGCTGCCCGGCCGCCAGCGCAACCGCGTGTTCGTCTACACGGCCTGTCTGGACATCCTGTCCGAGGACACCCAGCCGCTATGA
- a CDS encoding class I SAM-dependent DNA methyltransferase, which yields MNAPTRLTWADIRARAVAFARDWADAGSERAEAQTFWNEFLAVFGVHRRRAQVVFERAAARFGRPGMGRIDVFWPGLLLGEHKSAGADLAAAYTQATDYFAGIPDHELPRYVVVSDFARIRLYDLETGRQDEFPLGALARHIERFGFIAGYADVRVRDEDPLNIRAVELLGALHDALRRDGYGVDPATGRAGHGLQLYLVRLLFCLFADDTGIFSPKDSFLDLIEHSDDDGADTGTALAELFQVLDTKSELRQQHLRDLLRVFPHVNGRLFEEPLPIAQFTAGTRALLLDCCRFQWAAISPAIFGAMFQKVIDLDARERRRQLGAHYTSEANILKVIGPLFLDELRAEFESVKQNQNRLFEFHKKLRALNFLDPACGCGNFLVVTYRELRRLELDVLRAAAAFGHATAHVFDAVQVNVDQFHGIELEEFPAQVAQLALWLTDHQMNLEAGREFGEYFARLPLDKAPNIRVGNALRLDWEDFVPPQRLNYILGNPPFIGAKFMDDTQRKDFAYVAGGVANAGLLDYVAGWYFKAAQYLSGSKEGFASPDKRQFQDARFAGKGKAPGIEDIFVTLERQDDAARERIRCAFVSTNSISQGEQVGVLWSELYRRGLHIQFAHRTFRWTNEAPGKAAVHCVILGFGREDLPHKRLFDYAKPDAVPHEHAASHINAYLADAPEILLDRRGHPLCPVPEIGIGNKPIDGGHYLFTTDEKTAFLAREPQAAPYFRRWIGADEFLNGYERWCLWLGECPPQVLAHLPLARERVEAVRALRLASKSAPTRKLAATPARFHVENMPAGPYLVVPEVSSERRAYIPIGFLGPDTLCSNLVKIVPNATLYHFGVLHCAMHMAWVRYVCGRLKSDYRYSAQIVYNNFPWPGITAQPDATGDDAQARAAELRATIEQAAQAVLDARAGFPGATLAQLYDPLTMPAALLRAHQALDRAVDAAYRPDGGARSYAGDAQRVAFLFTRYAALIAPLA from the coding sequence ATGAACGCCCCCACCCGCCTCACCTGGGCCGACATCCGCGCCCGCGCCGTGGCCTTTGCCCGCGACTGGGCGGATGCCGGCTCCGAGCGGGCCGAGGCGCAGACCTTCTGGAACGAGTTCCTGGCCGTGTTCGGCGTGCACCGGCGGCGCGCGCAGGTGGTGTTCGAGCGCGCCGCGGCACGCTTCGGCCGGCCCGGCATGGGGCGCATCGACGTGTTCTGGCCGGGTCTGCTGCTGGGTGAGCACAAGAGCGCCGGGGCGGATCTTGCCGCCGCCTACACGCAGGCCACCGACTACTTCGCCGGCATCCCGGACCACGAGCTGCCGCGCTACGTGGTGGTGTCGGACTTCGCCCGCATCCGCCTGTACGACCTCGAAACCGGCCGCCAGGACGAATTCCCGCTCGGCGCGCTGGCGCGCCACATCGAGCGCTTCGGCTTCATCGCCGGCTACGCCGACGTGCGCGTGCGCGACGAAGACCCGCTCAACATTCGCGCCGTCGAACTGCTGGGCGCCCTGCACGACGCGCTGCGCCGCGACGGCTACGGCGTGGACCCGGCCACCGGCCGCGCCGGCCACGGCTTGCAGCTGTACCTGGTGCGGCTGCTGTTCTGTCTGTTTGCGGACGACACCGGCATCTTCAGCCCCAAGGACAGTTTCCTGGACCTGATCGAGCACTCCGACGACGACGGCGCCGACACCGGCACCGCGCTGGCGGAGCTGTTCCAGGTGCTCGACACCAAGTCCGAACTGCGCCAGCAGCATCTGCGCGACCTGCTGCGCGTCTTCCCGCACGTCAACGGGCGGCTGTTCGAAGAGCCGCTGCCGATTGCCCAGTTCACCGCCGGCACGCGCGCCCTGCTGCTGGACTGCTGCCGTTTTCAGTGGGCGGCCATCTCGCCGGCCATCTTCGGCGCCATGTTCCAGAAGGTCATTGACCTGGACGCGCGCGAGCGGCGCCGGCAGCTCGGCGCCCACTACACCTCCGAAGCGAACATCCTGAAAGTCATCGGGCCGCTGTTTCTGGACGAACTGCGGGCCGAGTTCGAGAGCGTCAAACAGAACCAGAACCGCCTGTTCGAGTTCCACAAGAAGCTGCGCGCGCTGAACTTTCTGGACCCGGCCTGCGGCTGCGGCAATTTTCTGGTCGTCACCTACCGCGAGCTGCGCCGGCTGGAACTGGACGTGCTGCGCGCCGCCGCCGCCTTCGGCCACGCCACCGCGCACGTGTTCGACGCCGTGCAGGTCAACGTGGACCAGTTCCACGGCATCGAGCTGGAGGAATTCCCGGCGCAGGTGGCGCAGCTCGCCCTGTGGCTGACCGACCACCAGATGAACCTCGAAGCCGGGCGCGAGTTTGGCGAGTACTTCGCCCGCCTGCCGCTGGACAAGGCGCCCAACATCCGCGTCGGCAACGCGCTGCGTCTGGACTGGGAAGATTTCGTGCCGCCGCAGCGGCTGAACTACATCCTGGGCAATCCGCCGTTCATCGGCGCCAAGTTCATGGACGACACCCAGCGCAAGGACTTTGCCTACGTGGCCGGCGGCGTAGCCAACGCCGGCCTGCTGGATTACGTGGCCGGCTGGTACTTCAAGGCCGCGCAGTACCTGTCCGGTAGCAAGGAAGGCTTCGCCAGCCCGGACAAGCGCCAGTTTCAGGACGCCCGCTTCGCCGGCAAGGGCAAGGCACCCGGCATCGAGGACATCTTCGTCACCCTGGAGCGGCAGGACGACGCGGCGCGTGAACGCATCCGCTGCGCCTTCGTGTCCACCAACTCCATCAGCCAGGGCGAGCAGGTCGGCGTGCTGTGGAGTGAGCTGTATCGCCGCGGGCTGCACATCCAGTTCGCCCACCGCACCTTTCGGTGGACCAACGAAGCCCCCGGCAAGGCGGCGGTGCACTGCGTGATCCTGGGCTTTGGGCGCGAAGACCTGCCGCACAAGCGCCTGTTCGATTACGCCAAGCCGGACGCCGTGCCGCACGAGCATGCCGCCAGCCACATCAACGCCTATCTCGCGGATGCGCCGGAAATCCTGCTGGACCGCCGCGGGCACCCGCTGTGCCCGGTGCCGGAAATCGGCATCGGCAACAAGCCCATCGACGGCGGCCATTACCTGTTCACCACGGACGAAAAAACAGCCTTCCTGGCGCGCGAGCCGCAGGCCGCGCCGTACTTCCGGCGCTGGATCGGTGCCGACGAGTTCCTGAACGGCTACGAGCGCTGGTGCCTGTGGCTGGGCGAATGTCCGCCGCAGGTGCTGGCGCACTTGCCGCTGGCCCGCGAGCGCGTCGAGGCCGTGCGCGCCCTGCGCCTGGCCAGCAAGAGCGCACCCACGCGCAAGCTCGCGGCCACGCCGGCGCGCTTTCACGTGGAAAACATGCCGGCCGGGCCGTACCTGGTGGTGCCGGAAGTGTCTTCGGAGCGGCGGGCTTACATCCCGATCGGCTTTCTGGGGCCGGACACGCTGTGTAGCAACCTGGTGAAGATCGTCCCCAACGCCACGCTCTACCACTTCGGCGTGCTGCACTGCGCCATGCACATGGCCTGGGTGCGCTACGTCTGCGGCCGGTTGAAAAGCGACTACCGCTACTCCGCGCAGATCGTCTACAACAACTTTCCCTGGCCGGGGATCACCGCGCAGCCCGACGCCACCGGCGACGATGCCCAAGCGCGCGCCGCGGAACTGCGCGCCACCATCGAACAGGCCGCGCAAGCCGTGCTGGACGCCCGCGCCGGCTTTCCCGGCGCCACGCTGGCGCAGCTCTACGACCCGCTGACCATGCCGGCTGCTCTGCTGCGTGCCCACCAGGCGCTGGACCGCGCCGTGGACGCCGCCTACCGCCCCGACGGCGGCGCCCGCAGCTACGCCGGCGACGCCCAGCGCGTCGCCTTCCTGTTCACCCGCTACGCCGCGCTGATCGCGCCGCTGGCCTGA
- a CDS encoding alpha,alpha-trehalose-phosphate synthase (UDP-forming) — MAESRPRRLVIVSNRLPFVITPAADGSLVSRPGSGGLVTALLPVLRDRGGVWVGWPGLVDHEADLEAALASAAGKAGYRLAPVALSAEDQAGFYFGFSNQVLWPLFHDLQSLCNFDPAYWRSYCAVNHNYAQAVLAEARQDDFVWVHDYQLLLLGAELRRGGLTAPLGFFLHIPFPPLDIYLKLPWRFTLLRALLEYDLIGFQTLHDQRNFTQCVRALLPELRLTHRGSRARLPDGRQVRIGAFPIGIDAAAFQRQARSPTVLAAADALRAELPNRELILGVDRLDYTKGIPQRLEAFRTALHRHPELQERVTLIQVVVPSRDDIPQYRDLKTRIEQLVGEINGEFTRPGGWVPIHYVYRALDRLDLVAYYRAAHIALVTPLKDGMNLVAKEFCACSVDSDGVLILSEFAGAVAQLQHGALLVNPYDLEGTADAIHQACSMAAAERRKRMQLLRRAVSRQNVFRWVNGFLEAAIASDLDTFPLPDDYLPSAEAEHAFWDTELA; from the coding sequence GTGGCTGAGTCGCGGCCACGACGGCTGGTGATCGTCTCCAACCGGCTGCCGTTCGTCATCACGCCTGCCGCCGATGGGAGTCTGGTCAGCCGGCCCGGCAGCGGCGGGCTGGTGACCGCACTGCTGCCGGTACTGCGCGACCGCGGCGGCGTGTGGGTCGGTTGGCCCGGCCTGGTCGATCACGAAGCCGACCTGGAAGCGGCCCTGGCCAGTGCCGCCGGCAAGGCCGGCTACCGCCTGGCGCCGGTGGCACTGAGCGCCGAGGACCAGGCCGGCTTCTATTTCGGCTTCTCGAACCAGGTGCTGTGGCCGTTGTTCCACGACCTGCAGTCGCTGTGCAACTTCGATCCCGCCTACTGGCGCAGTTACTGCGCGGTCAACCACAACTATGCACAGGCGGTCCTGGCCGAGGCGCGGCAGGACGATTTCGTGTGGGTGCACGACTACCAGCTGCTGTTGCTGGGAGCCGAGCTGCGCCGCGGCGGACTGACCGCGCCGCTGGGGTTTTTTCTGCACATTCCGTTCCCGCCGCTGGACATCTACCTGAAGCTGCCGTGGCGCTTCACGCTGCTGCGGGCGCTGCTGGAGTACGACCTGATCGGTTTCCAGACCCTGCACGATCAGCGCAACTTCACCCAGTGCGTGCGCGCGCTGCTGCCGGAGCTGCGCCTCACGCACCGTGGCAGTCGGGCACGCCTGCCGGATGGGCGGCAGGTGCGCATCGGCGCCTTTCCGATCGGCATCGATGCGGCAGCCTTCCAGCGCCAGGCGCGCTCGCCGACGGTGCTCGCCGCGGCCGATGCCCTGCGCGCCGAGCTGCCCAACCGCGAGTTGATCCTGGGCGTGGACCGGCTGGACTACACCAAGGGCATCCCGCAGCGCCTGGAGGCGTTTCGCACCGCCCTGCACCGGCACCCGGAACTGCAGGAGCGTGTCACCCTGATCCAGGTGGTGGTGCCCAGCCGCGACGACATCCCGCAGTACCGGGACCTTAAAACGCGCATCGAGCAGCTGGTCGGCGAGATCAACGGCGAGTTCACCCGCCCCGGCGGCTGGGTGCCGATCCACTACGTCTACCGGGCGCTCGACCGCCTGGATCTGGTGGCCTATTACCGGGCCGCGCACATCGCGCTGGTGACCCCGCTCAAGGACGGCATGAACCTGGTGGCCAAGGAGTTCTGCGCCTGCTCGGTGGACAGCGACGGCGTGCTGATCCTGTCCGAGTTCGCCGGCGCGGTGGCGCAGCTGCAGCACGGGGCGCTGCTGGTGAATCCGTACGATCTGGAAGGCACCGCCGACGCCATCCACCAGGCCTGTTCGATGGCCGCGGCCGAACGGCGTAAACGCATGCAACTGCTGCGACGCGCGGTGAGCCGACAGAACGTGTTCCGCTGGGTCAACGGTTTTCTGGAAGCCGCCATCGCCAGTGATCTGGACACCTTTCCCTTGCCCGACGATTACCTGCCCAGCGCCGAGGCCGAGCACGCATTCTGGGATACCGAGCTGGCCTGA